In a genomic window of Dermochelys coriacea isolate rDerCor1 chromosome 11, rDerCor1.pri.v4, whole genome shotgun sequence:
- the GTF3C3 gene encoding general transcription factor 3C polypeptide 3 isoform X3 — MSGFSPELIDYLEGKISFEEFERRREERKSRERKDGESVPTEENTYDPDAPSTSGKGSGKSQSRNETEGETTDGVSKSVHRVFASMLGENEDEEEEEEEEEEEDEETPEQPTAGDVFVLEMVLNRETKKMMKEKRPRSKLPRALRGLMGEANIRFARGEHEEAILMCMEIIRQAPLAYEPFSTLAMIYEDQGDMEKSLQFELIAAHLNPSDTEEWVRLAEMSLEQDNIKQAIFCYSKALKYDPTNVRYLWERSSLYEQMGDHKMAMDGYRRILNLLSPFDGERFMQLARDMAKSYYEANDVTSAIEIMEEAFTKHQSLISMEDINIAAELYISNKQYDKAMAVITDFSGIVVSKKVTEQGPSEENKDMKDVVAVVEIQESQVAVIDYQDFPAESSTVSEDKVSCSIPDGVPIDITVKLMVCLVHLNILEPLSPLLTTLVEQNPEDMGDLYLDVAEAFLDVGEYNSALPLLSALVCSERYNLAVVWLRHAECLKALGYMERAAESYAKVVDLAPLHLDARISLSTLQQQLGRPEKALEALEPMYDPDTLAQDANAAQQELKLLLHRSTLLYSQGKMYGYVDTLLTMLAMLLKVAMNRAQVCLISSSKSGERHLYLMKVSRDKISDNDDQETANCDAKGKSAKSWSTLVFQLQFWTRTSEKVTTISG, encoded by the exons GATGGAGAAAGTGTACCTACGGAGGAAAATACATATGACCCAGATGCTCCATCTACATCCGGAAAAGGATCTGGTAAATCCCAGAGTCGCAATGAAACAGAAG GAGAAACGACAGATGGGGTCAGTAAATCTGTCCATCGGGTCTTCGCTTCTATGCTTGGGGAAaatgaagatgaggaggaggaagaagaggaagaggaggaggaagatgaagaaaccCCTGAGCAACCCACAGCAGGAGATGTTTTTGTATTGGAGATGGTGCTTAATCGAGAGACCAAAAAAATGATGAAA GAGAAAAGGCCTCGCAGTAAACTTCCTCGAGCCCTGAGAGGACTGATGGGAGAAGCCAACATTAGGTTTGCTCGAGGGGAACATGAGGAAGCTATACTGATGTGCATGGAAATCATAAGACAAG CTCCTCTTGCTTATGAGCCATTTTCTACTCTTGCCATGATCTATGAAGACCAAGGTGATATGGAGAAATCATTGCAGTTTGAGTTGATTGCAGCTCATTTAAACCCTAGTGACACTGAGGAGTGGGTTAGACTGGCAGAAATGTCACTGGAGCAGGACAATATTAAACAGGCCATATTTTGCTATTCAAAAG CTCTGAAGTATGACCCTACCAATGTGCGTTATCTGTGGGAGAGATCAAGCTTGTATGAGCAGATGGGAGACCATAAAATGGCAATGGATGGCTATAGACGTATCTTAAATCTTCTGTCCCCTTTTGATGGAGAACGCTTTATGCAGTTGGCCAGGGACATGGCGAA GAGTTACTATGAAGCCAATGATGTTACCTCTGCTATTGAGATAATGGAGGAAGCCTTTACTAAACATCAGAGCCTCATCTCCATGGAAGATATTAATATAGCAGCTGAACTGTATATCTCCAACAAACAGTATGACAAAGCTATGGCG GTTATTACGGATTTTTCAGGAATTGTAGTTTCAAAGAAAGTGACTGAACAAGGCCCTTCTGAGGAGAATAAAG ACATGAAAGATGTAGTGGCTGTTGTGGAAATTCAGGAGAGTCAAGTGGCAGTGATTGACTACCAAGATTTTCCAGCTGAGTCCAGCACTGTTT CTGAAGATAAAGTTAGCTGCTCTATACCTGATGGAGTTCCAATAGACATCACAGTAAAACTAATGGTCTGCCTGGTTCACCTGAACATCCTAGAGCCACTCAGT CCTCTTTTGACTACTCTAGTGGAGCAAAATCCAGAGGATATGGGGGACTTGTACCTGGATGTTGCAGAGGCGTTTTTGGATGTTGGCGAATACAATTCAGCACTACCACTCTTGAGTGCCCTAGTTTGTTCTGAAAGATATAACTTGGCAGTAGTTTGGCTCCGGCATGCAG AGTGTCTAAAAGCCTTGGGATATATGGAGCGTGCTGCAGAGAGTTATGCGAAAGTTGTTGATCTTGCCCCGTTGCATTTGGATGCAAGAATTTCACTTTCTacacttcagcagcagctgggccgGCCTGAGAAAGCTTTGGAGGCTCTGGAACCAATGTATGATCCAGATACATTGGCGCAAGATGCTAATGCTGCCCAGCAG GAATTGAAGTTATTGCTCCATCGTTCAACACTGTTGTATTCTCAAGGCAAAATGTACGGTTATGTGGACACTTTGCTTACCATGCTAGCAATGCTATTAAAG GTAGCAATGAATAGAGCTCAGGTGTGTTTGATATCTAGTTCCAAATCCGGGGAGAGACACCTTTACCTTATGAAGGTGTCTAGGGATAAAATTTCAGACAATGATGACCAAGAGACAGCAAACTGTGATGCAAAAG GCAAAAGCGCAAAGAGTTGGAGTACTTTGGTCTTTCAGCTGCAATTCTGGACAAGAACTTCAGAAAAGGTTACAACTATATCAG GATAA
- the GTF3C3 gene encoding general transcription factor 3C polypeptide 3 isoform X2: protein MSGFSPELIDYLEGKISFEEFERRREERKSRERKDGESVPTEENTYDPDAPSTSGKGSGKSQSRNETEGETTDGVSKSVHRVFASMLGENEDEEEEEEEEEEEDEETPEQPTAGDVFVLEMVLNRETKKMMKEKRPRSKLPRALRGLMGEANIRFARGEHEEAILMCMEIIRQAPLAYEPFSTLAMIYEDQGDMEKSLQFELIAAHLNPSDTEEWVRLAEMSLEQDNIKQAIFCYSKALKYDPTNVRYLWERSSLYEQMGDHKMAMDGYRRILNLLSPFDGERFMQLARDMAKSYYEANDVTSAIEIMEEAFTKHQSLISMEDINIAAELYISNKQYDKAMAVITDFSGIVVSKKVTEQGPSEENKDMKDVVAVVEIQESQVAVIDYQDFPAESSTVSEDKVSCSIPDGVPIDITVKLMVCLVHLNILEPLSPLLTTLVEQNPEDMGDLYLDVAEAFLDVGEYNSALPLLSALVCSERYNLAVVWLRHAECLKALGYMERAAESYAKVVDLAPLHLDARISLSTLQQQLGRPEKALEALEPMYDPDTLAQDANAAQQELKLLLHRSTLLYSQGKMYGYVDTLLTMLAMLLKVAMNRAQVCLISSSKSGERHLYLMKVSRDKISDNDDQETANCDAKAIFAVLTSVLTKDDWWNLLLKAIYSLCDLFRYKEAELLVDSSLEYYSFYDDRQKRKELEYFGLSAAILDKNFRKGYNYIRIMLMENVNKPQLWNIFNQVTMHSQDVRHHRFCLRLMLKNPDNHALCVLNGHNAFVSGSFKHALGQYVQAFRTKPDEPLYSLCIGLTFIHMASQKYVLKRHALLVQMASSSGCGPVLHVCKYLSELSAIEIVIILSNFAHSLSKDLFVVFTV, encoded by the exons GATGGAGAAAGTGTACCTACGGAGGAAAATACATATGACCCAGATGCTCCATCTACATCCGGAAAAGGATCTGGTAAATCCCAGAGTCGCAATGAAACAGAAG GAGAAACGACAGATGGGGTCAGTAAATCTGTCCATCGGGTCTTCGCTTCTATGCTTGGGGAAaatgaagatgaggaggaggaagaagaggaagaggaggaggaagatgaagaaaccCCTGAGCAACCCACAGCAGGAGATGTTTTTGTATTGGAGATGGTGCTTAATCGAGAGACCAAAAAAATGATGAAA GAGAAAAGGCCTCGCAGTAAACTTCCTCGAGCCCTGAGAGGACTGATGGGAGAAGCCAACATTAGGTTTGCTCGAGGGGAACATGAGGAAGCTATACTGATGTGCATGGAAATCATAAGACAAG CTCCTCTTGCTTATGAGCCATTTTCTACTCTTGCCATGATCTATGAAGACCAAGGTGATATGGAGAAATCATTGCAGTTTGAGTTGATTGCAGCTCATTTAAACCCTAGTGACACTGAGGAGTGGGTTAGACTGGCAGAAATGTCACTGGAGCAGGACAATATTAAACAGGCCATATTTTGCTATTCAAAAG CTCTGAAGTATGACCCTACCAATGTGCGTTATCTGTGGGAGAGATCAAGCTTGTATGAGCAGATGGGAGACCATAAAATGGCAATGGATGGCTATAGACGTATCTTAAATCTTCTGTCCCCTTTTGATGGAGAACGCTTTATGCAGTTGGCCAGGGACATGGCGAA GAGTTACTATGAAGCCAATGATGTTACCTCTGCTATTGAGATAATGGAGGAAGCCTTTACTAAACATCAGAGCCTCATCTCCATGGAAGATATTAATATAGCAGCTGAACTGTATATCTCCAACAAACAGTATGACAAAGCTATGGCG GTTATTACGGATTTTTCAGGAATTGTAGTTTCAAAGAAAGTGACTGAACAAGGCCCTTCTGAGGAGAATAAAG ACATGAAAGATGTAGTGGCTGTTGTGGAAATTCAGGAGAGTCAAGTGGCAGTGATTGACTACCAAGATTTTCCAGCTGAGTCCAGCACTGTTT CTGAAGATAAAGTTAGCTGCTCTATACCTGATGGAGTTCCAATAGACATCACAGTAAAACTAATGGTCTGCCTGGTTCACCTGAACATCCTAGAGCCACTCAGT CCTCTTTTGACTACTCTAGTGGAGCAAAATCCAGAGGATATGGGGGACTTGTACCTGGATGTTGCAGAGGCGTTTTTGGATGTTGGCGAATACAATTCAGCACTACCACTCTTGAGTGCCCTAGTTTGTTCTGAAAGATATAACTTGGCAGTAGTTTGGCTCCGGCATGCAG AGTGTCTAAAAGCCTTGGGATATATGGAGCGTGCTGCAGAGAGTTATGCGAAAGTTGTTGATCTTGCCCCGTTGCATTTGGATGCAAGAATTTCACTTTCTacacttcagcagcagctgggccgGCCTGAGAAAGCTTTGGAGGCTCTGGAACCAATGTATGATCCAGATACATTGGCGCAAGATGCTAATGCTGCCCAGCAG GAATTGAAGTTATTGCTCCATCGTTCAACACTGTTGTATTCTCAAGGCAAAATGTACGGTTATGTGGACACTTTGCTTACCATGCTAGCAATGCTATTAAAG GTAGCAATGAATAGAGCTCAGGTGTGTTTGATATCTAGTTCCAAATCCGGGGAGAGACACCTTTACCTTATGAAGGTGTCTAGGGATAAAATTTCAGACAATGATGACCAAGAGACAGCAAACTGTGATGCAAAAG CAATATTTGCTGTGCTCACAAGTGTACTGACAAAAGATGACTGGTGGAACCTCCTCCTGAAAGCCATATACTCTTTGTGTGACCTTTTCCGATACAAGGAGGCAGAGCTGCTGGTGGATTCCTCACTGGAATATTATTCATTTTATGATGATAGGCAAAAGCGCAAAGAGTTGGAGTACTTTGGTCTTTCAGCTGCAATTCTGGACAAGAACTTCAGAAAAGGTTACAACTATATCAG GATAATGTTAATGGAAAATGTTAATAAACCTCAACTCTGGAACATCTTCAATCAAGTCACCATGCATTCTCAGGACGTACGACATCATCGCTTTTGTCTTCGATTAATGCTGAAAAATCCTGATAATCATGCACTGTGTGTCCTAAATGGGCATAATGCATTTGTATCTGGTAGTTTCAAGCATGCTCTCG GACAATATGTGCAAGCCTTCCGTACCAAGCCAGATGAACCTCTGTACAGCCTTTGCATAGGCTTAACTTTCATCCACATGGCATCTCAGAAGTATGTGTTAAAAAGACATGCTCTTCTTGTACAG
- the GTF3C3 gene encoding general transcription factor 3C polypeptide 3 isoform X4: MSGFSPELIDYLEGKISFEEFERRREERKSRERKDGESVPTEENTYDPDAPSTSGKGSGKSQSRNETEGETTDGVSKSVHRVFASMLGENEDEEEEEEEEEEEDEETPEQPTAGDVFVLEMVLNRETKKMMKEKRPRSKLPRALRGLMGEANIRFARGEHEEAILMCMEIIRQAPLAYEPFSTLAMIYEDQGDMEKSLQFELIAAHLNPSDTEEWVRLAEMSLEQDNIKQAIFCYSKALKYDPTNVRYLWERSSLYEQMGDHKMAMDGYRRILNLLSPFDGERFMQLARDMAKSYYEANDVTSAIEIMEEAFTKHQSLISMEDINIAAELYISNKQYDKAMAVITDFSGIVVSKKVTEQGPSEENKDMKDVVAVVEIQESQVAVIDYQDFPAESSTVSEDKVSCSIPDGVPIDITVKLMVCLVHLNILEPLSPLLTTLVEQNPEDMGDLYLDVAEAFLDVGEYNSALPLLSALVCSERYNLAVVWLRHAECLKALGYMERAAESYAKVVDLAPLHLDARISLSTLQQQLGRPEKALEALEPMYDPDTLAQDANAAQQELD; encoded by the exons GATGGAGAAAGTGTACCTACGGAGGAAAATACATATGACCCAGATGCTCCATCTACATCCGGAAAAGGATCTGGTAAATCCCAGAGTCGCAATGAAACAGAAG GAGAAACGACAGATGGGGTCAGTAAATCTGTCCATCGGGTCTTCGCTTCTATGCTTGGGGAAaatgaagatgaggaggaggaagaagaggaagaggaggaggaagatgaagaaaccCCTGAGCAACCCACAGCAGGAGATGTTTTTGTATTGGAGATGGTGCTTAATCGAGAGACCAAAAAAATGATGAAA GAGAAAAGGCCTCGCAGTAAACTTCCTCGAGCCCTGAGAGGACTGATGGGAGAAGCCAACATTAGGTTTGCTCGAGGGGAACATGAGGAAGCTATACTGATGTGCATGGAAATCATAAGACAAG CTCCTCTTGCTTATGAGCCATTTTCTACTCTTGCCATGATCTATGAAGACCAAGGTGATATGGAGAAATCATTGCAGTTTGAGTTGATTGCAGCTCATTTAAACCCTAGTGACACTGAGGAGTGGGTTAGACTGGCAGAAATGTCACTGGAGCAGGACAATATTAAACAGGCCATATTTTGCTATTCAAAAG CTCTGAAGTATGACCCTACCAATGTGCGTTATCTGTGGGAGAGATCAAGCTTGTATGAGCAGATGGGAGACCATAAAATGGCAATGGATGGCTATAGACGTATCTTAAATCTTCTGTCCCCTTTTGATGGAGAACGCTTTATGCAGTTGGCCAGGGACATGGCGAA GAGTTACTATGAAGCCAATGATGTTACCTCTGCTATTGAGATAATGGAGGAAGCCTTTACTAAACATCAGAGCCTCATCTCCATGGAAGATATTAATATAGCAGCTGAACTGTATATCTCCAACAAACAGTATGACAAAGCTATGGCG GTTATTACGGATTTTTCAGGAATTGTAGTTTCAAAGAAAGTGACTGAACAAGGCCCTTCTGAGGAGAATAAAG ACATGAAAGATGTAGTGGCTGTTGTGGAAATTCAGGAGAGTCAAGTGGCAGTGATTGACTACCAAGATTTTCCAGCTGAGTCCAGCACTGTTT CTGAAGATAAAGTTAGCTGCTCTATACCTGATGGAGTTCCAATAGACATCACAGTAAAACTAATGGTCTGCCTGGTTCACCTGAACATCCTAGAGCCACTCAGT CCTCTTTTGACTACTCTAGTGGAGCAAAATCCAGAGGATATGGGGGACTTGTACCTGGATGTTGCAGAGGCGTTTTTGGATGTTGGCGAATACAATTCAGCACTACCACTCTTGAGTGCCCTAGTTTGTTCTGAAAGATATAACTTGGCAGTAGTTTGGCTCCGGCATGCAG AGTGTCTAAAAGCCTTGGGATATATGGAGCGTGCTGCAGAGAGTTATGCGAAAGTTGTTGATCTTGCCCCGTTGCATTTGGATGCAAGAATTTCACTTTCTacacttcagcagcagctgggccgGCCTGAGAAAGCTTTGGAGGCTCTGGAACCAATGTATGATCCAGATACATTGGCGCAAGATGCTAATGCTGCCCAGCAG GAACTGGACTAA